TCCCCATTCTCCCCTTCCTTCGGATCGACCACCGTGCCGCCCGTCAGTTCCGTGCCTCCTCCGTCCACCACAATCAGAAAGTCGGAGTAGTGTGCATGCACCTCGGCCCCACCGCTCTTCGCCCTCGCAGTAATCATCGTGTAGTGTCCCGGATACTTCGCCAGCGTCACACCGGAGCTCCCGCTCGCACTCGCCTTGGCCTTCTCAAGCTGCTCTGCACCGCGAGTCGCAAGATCACTAGGCGTCAGCAGATCCACCAACCCAGCCTGTGCCTGCGTAGCTGCTCCAGGCGCCGTTGTCTGCGACCACCCCACCGATGCCACCAGCGCCACGATCCCAAAAACAGTCGTCAGCCTCGTCAACCATTGCATATAGTTGTCTCCTCAAACAATACCCCCAACCATACGGAACCATCGCTTCATCGTCAACCTCTTCCGTTTGCTCCTCAACCCGGATCCCAGTACATTTGCCTAGATGCCCACCAAGCCCTTCAACGTCCTCGAAAGCTTCCGCCTCGACAACAAAGTAGCCCTCGTCACCGGCTCCGCCAGCGGCCTCGGCGCAGCCATCGCCATCGCTCTCTCGCAAGCGGGAGCCTCCGTAGCCTGTCACGGCAACCGACGCGCTGCCACAGAGACCGCCGCAGCCATCGGCGAAAACGCCGCAGCCTTTCGCGCCGATCTCGCCTCCACCACCGGCGCCGAAGATCTCTTCACCCAGGTCAAAGAGAAGTTCGGCCGCGTCGACATCCTCATCAATAACGCCGGAACCATCCACCGCGCCGCCGCCGAAGAGGTCACCCTCGATGACTGGCAGCAGGTCCTTCAGGTCAATCTCACCAGCGTCTTTCAACTCTCCCAACTCGCCGCACGCGACATGATCCCGCGCGGCGGCCTCGGCACAAACTGCGGCAAAATCGTCAACATCGCCTCCCTCCTCAGCTTTCAGGGCGGCATTCGCGTGCCCGCCTACGCCGCCAGCAAAGGCGGAGTCGCCCAACTTACCAAAGCCCTAGCCAACGAGTGGGCCCCCACAGGAATCCAGGTCAACGCCATCGCCCCCGGCTACTTCGCCACCACCAACACCGAAGCCCTCCAGGCCGACGAGACGCGCAACCGCCAGATCCTCGACCGCATCCCCGCCGCACGCTGGGGCCAACCCGAAGACCTCGCCGGCGCCGCCCTCTACCTCAGCTCTCCCGCCAGCAACTACGTCACCGGCACCGTCCTC
The Edaphobacter lichenicola genome window above contains:
- a CDS encoding glucose 1-dehydrogenase → MPTKPFNVLESFRLDNKVALVTGSASGLGAAIAIALSQAGASVACHGNRRAATETAAAIGENAAAFRADLASTTGAEDLFTQVKEKFGRVDILINNAGTIHRAAAEEVTLDDWQQVLQVNLTSVFQLSQLAARDMIPRGGLGTNCGKIVNIASLLSFQGGIRVPAYAASKGGVAQLTKALANEWAPTGIQVNAIAPGYFATTNTEALQADETRNRQILDRIPAARWGQPEDLAGAALYLSSPASNYVTGTVLTVDGGWMGR